In Providencia rettgeri, the following proteins share a genomic window:
- a CDS encoding S9 family peptidase, protein MRNKLTEFCLITSLGLYAATSAAEERMSAPIAKKQPHTITTHGDARVDNYYWLRDDQRESPDVIEYLTQENNYTQQQLEKGEPLKKEIYDELFSRMKQDDESVPYNYNGYTYRSRVVAGKNYSIYERRPVNSQGEWVVLVDGNERAEGTEYYRMGALAISPDNTTLAIAEDRQGRNEFVVSFRKIDESEWQENVLTNTSGNIVWANDNQTLFYVNKDKQTLLPYQVVRHQYGTQQTQDKLVYEEKDDTFYVSLAKSTSKDFILIGITSTETSEYRLIDANQPQNDAKILKPRQVGVEYYPDHFNGKLYIRSNHQHPLFGLYIVDNISAPWASFIAPRDGVDLEGFALFNNWLVVEERQNGLVNIRQISWLTHKENQVSFDDPTYMAWISNNPEPDTDTLRYGYSSMTTPSSVYEINMLTQEKQLLKQEEVKDFNKQNYQSERIWVTAQDGVKVPVSLVYRKELFKHGQNPLLVYGYGAYGYGIDPSFSSSRLSLLDRGFVYAIAHIRGGGDLGKNWYIQGKTIHKMNTFTDFIDATKGLLSEGYGKAGHVYAMGGSAGGLLMGAVVNMAPNLYEGVVSAVPFVDVVTTMLDPSIPLTTGEYDEWGNPENEEDYWRIKAYSPYDNIKAQHYPHILVTTGLHDSQVQYWEPAKWVAKLRDIKQGNSLLLLETNMNAGHGGKSGRFNALDDIAQEYSFILMLENKDKYFPYLK, encoded by the coding sequence ATGCGTAATAAACTCACTGAGTTTTGTCTTATTACATCACTTGGTTTATATGCAGCAACGAGTGCTGCGGAGGAAAGAATGTCAGCGCCAATAGCCAAAAAACAGCCTCATACCATTACCACTCACGGAGATGCCCGTGTTGATAACTACTATTGGTTAAGAGATGACCAGCGTGAGTCTCCAGACGTTATCGAATATTTAACGCAAGAAAATAATTATACGCAGCAACAACTTGAAAAAGGTGAGCCGTTAAAAAAAGAAATTTACGATGAACTTTTTTCACGTATGAAGCAGGACGATGAATCAGTTCCTTATAATTATAATGGTTATACTTACCGCTCTCGAGTGGTTGCAGGTAAAAACTACTCTATCTATGAAAGGCGTCCGGTAAATAGCCAGGGTGAATGGGTTGTATTAGTTGATGGTAATGAACGTGCAGAAGGCACTGAATATTATCGTATGGGCGCATTAGCTATTTCGCCAGATAATACCACGCTTGCCATTGCTGAAGATCGCCAAGGGCGTAATGAATTTGTCGTGTCATTTCGCAAAATTGATGAGAGCGAGTGGCAAGAAAATGTGTTAACCAATACATCAGGTAATATTGTTTGGGCCAATGACAACCAAACGCTATTCTATGTGAATAAGGACAAGCAAACATTGCTTCCTTATCAAGTCGTTAGGCACCAATATGGTACACAGCAAACTCAAGACAAACTGGTGTATGAAGAAAAGGATGATACTTTTTACGTTAGTTTAGCGAAATCGACGTCAAAAGATTTTATTTTAATAGGTATCACGAGTACTGAAACTTCTGAATATCGGTTAATTGATGCAAATCAGCCACAAAATGACGCTAAAATCTTAAAACCACGTCAAGTTGGGGTTGAGTACTATCCTGATCATTTCAATGGTAAACTTTACATTCGTTCTAATCACCAACACCCATTATTTGGTTTATATATTGTAGATAATATTTCAGCGCCGTGGGCAAGCTTTATAGCCCCACGTGATGGGGTTGATCTTGAAGGTTTTGCTTTATTTAATAATTGGTTAGTTGTAGAAGAGCGCCAAAATGGCTTAGTAAATATTCGCCAAATCAGCTGGTTAACGCATAAAGAAAACCAAGTGAGCTTTGATGACCCAACGTATATGGCATGGATTAGTAATAACCCTGAGCCTGATACAGACACACTACGCTACGGCTACTCATCAATGACCACACCGTCTTCAGTATATGAAATTAATATGCTGACTCAAGAAAAACAGCTTTTAAAACAAGAAGAAGTTAAAGATTTTAATAAGCAAAACTACCAAAGTGAGCGTATTTGGGTTACCGCACAAGATGGAGTAAAAGTTCCGGTTTCCTTGGTTTATCGTAAAGAACTCTTCAAACATGGCCAAAATCCATTGTTAGTCTATGGTTATGGCGCTTATGGGTATGGCATTGATCCTTCATTTAGCTCATCTCGTTTGTCTTTACTGGATCGTGGTTTTGTTTACGCGATTGCACATATTCGTGGTGGTGGTGATTTAGGTAAAAATTGGTACATACAAGGCAAAACAATCCACAAGATGAATACATTTACTGACTTTATTGATGCAACCAAAGGGTTATTATCAGAAGGTTATGGTAAAGCAGGACATGTGTATGCCATGGGGGGTAGTGCGGGTGGCTTATTAATGGGCGCTGTAGTGAACATGGCACCTAATTTATACGAGGGGGTTGTTTCCGCGGTTCCATTTGTGGATGTAGTGACCACAATGTTAGACCCATCAATTCCGCTGACCACCGGGGAATACGATGAGTGGGGTAACCCTGAAAATGAAGAAGATTACTGGCGAATTAAAGCGTATAGCCCTTATGATAATATCAAAGCACAACATTACCCACATATTTTAGTGACGACAGGGCTACATGACTCACAAGTTCAATATTGGGAACCTGCAAAATGGGTGGCTAAATTGCGAGATATTAAGCAAGGCAACTCATTATTATTATTAGAAACGAATATGAATGCAGGGCATGGTGGTAAATCGGGCCGCTTTAATGCATTAGATGATATTGCCCAAGAATATAGTTTTATTCTTATGCTTGAAAATAAAGATAAATATTTCCCTTATTTAAAATAA
- a CDS encoding energy transducer TonB family protein — protein MSITTFENEYLKRTTKMSGWFALAIALHVVVVGVYIWVTHNQQWEELLPPPSVVMEISIESQAEQLTEVNIGQLQELSVASQAHEMPSEEKIIPPLAVNEQAEVQVAKAVSKQRTVEVKKQKREKQTVEQKQATDSKANDAPVTSDAAAPRQTQKVAAEFNSQSQSIDNAKRLWEAQVLGKLNKYKRFPEEAVRRGRVGQSTVTFTVDPQGFLLASDLVNSSGTRSLDREALQVLSRAAPLPEPPAEILMNGRVTVRIPIDFTLNEK, from the coding sequence ATGAGCATAACAACATTTGAAAATGAATATTTAAAGCGAACGACAAAGATGAGTGGGTGGTTCGCATTGGCAATCGCTCTTCATGTTGTGGTTGTTGGGGTGTATATCTGGGTAACTCACAATCAACAATGGGAAGAGTTATTGCCACCGCCATCCGTGGTTATGGAGATTTCGATTGAATCGCAAGCGGAGCAGCTAACGGAAGTTAACATTGGTCAGTTACAAGAGTTATCGGTGGCAAGTCAGGCCCATGAAATGCCATCAGAGGAAAAGATTATACCGCCATTGGCTGTCAATGAGCAGGCAGAAGTGCAAGTGGCTAAGGCGGTGAGTAAACAGCGAACAGTTGAAGTTAAAAAACAAAAGCGTGAAAAACAGACGGTTGAACAAAAACAAGCGACTGATTCAAAGGCCAATGATGCTCCTGTCACCAGTGATGCGGCAGCACCACGACAGACTCAGAAAGTTGCCGCAGAGTTTAACAGCCAGTCACAATCGATAGATAACGCGAAGCGGCTGTGGGAAGCTCAAGTCTTGGGGAAATTAAATAAATACAAGCGGTTCCCTGAAGAGGCCGTAAGGCGAGGGCGAGTTGGTCAATCAACCGTGACATTTACGGTTGATCCACAAGGCTTTTTGCTTGCTAGCGACTTGGTGAATTCATCTGGAACGCGGTCGTTGGATAGAGAAGCGTTGCAGGTGTTATCAAGGGCAGCACCGTTGCCTGAACCACCGGCCGAAATTTTAATGAATGGGCGGGTAACAGTCAGGATCCCTATTGATTTTACTCTTAATGAAAAATAG
- a CDS encoding ChaN family lipoprotein — MISIRLTSRIATLMVGLFFLIGCTQKVEPTTVQLDNQLTVSNQIIDLATGKSLTPQQLIEQLAQSPRVIVGEKHDNHYHHQIEQWLAQEMPKIRPQGAILLEMLTPSQQKGVSRVQAQMQSNPYIRDEKLQSALNWNTGWPWEQYGALIRHLLSSPYPLLSANLDKEEVLFAYANPSSITGQYSTQPIVQELISKTIESSHGGELTPEQVEKMTFIQQLRDRRMAESLLNAPTPALLFAGGYHATRAIGVPLHVQDLAPDEPMKVLIISERGEEIDHLHADFVWYTPK, encoded by the coding sequence ATGATTTCAATTAGATTGACCTCTCGAATAGCCACTTTGATGGTTGGGTTATTCTTTCTTATTGGTTGTACACAAAAAGTTGAACCGACAACCGTACAATTAGATAACCAACTAACAGTTAGTAACCAAATTATTGACTTAGCAACAGGTAAGTCTTTAACACCTCAGCAATTAATTGAGCAGCTTGCTCAATCTCCACGCGTGATTGTGGGCGAAAAACATGATAACCATTATCACCACCAAATTGAGCAGTGGCTTGCACAAGAAATGCCTAAAATACGGCCTCAAGGTGCGATCCTACTTGAGATGTTGACACCTTCACAGCAAAAAGGCGTGAGCCGTGTGCAGGCACAGATGCAAAGTAATCCCTATATTCGTGACGAAAAGTTACAGTCTGCCTTAAATTGGAATACTGGCTGGCCTTGGGAACAATATGGGGCTTTAATCCGCCATTTGCTGAGCTCACCTTATCCACTACTGTCTGCAAATTTAGATAAAGAAGAGGTGCTTTTCGCCTATGCTAACCCGTCATCGATAACGGGGCAGTATTCTACTCAACCTATTGTTCAAGAACTTATCAGCAAAACAATTGAAAGTTCGCATGGTGGAGAACTGACGCCTGAACAAGTCGAAAAAATGACATTTATACAGCAGCTGCGTGACCGCCGTATGGCAGAGTCGTTATTAAATGCGCCTACACCAGCGCTTCTGTTCGCCGGTGGCTACCATGCAACAAGGGCTATTGGTGTCCCCTTGCATGTGCAAGATCTCGCCCCTGATGAACCAATGAAAGTGTTAATTATTTCGGAAAGAGGGGAAGAAATAGACCACTTACATGCGGATTTTGTGTGGTATACACCTAAATGA
- the maeB gene encoding NADP-dependent malic enzyme, which yields MDDKLKQSALDFHEFPHPGKITVTPTKPLTTQRDLALAYSPGVAVPCLEIADDPLKAYRYTAKGNLVGVVSNGTAVLGLGNIGALAGKPVMEGKGVLFKKFSGVDVFDIEVDETDPDKLVDIIASLEPTFGGINLEDIKAPECFYIEQKLRERMKIPVFHDDQHGTAIICTAAVINGLRIVKKEIGDVRLVVSGAGAASIACMNLLVALGLKREHITVCDSKGVIYKGRDERMDVTKAAYAIDDNGQRTLADAIPNADIFLGCSGPRLLTPEMVKTMAKDPLILALANPEPEILPPLAKEVRPDAIICTGRSDYPNQVNNVLCFPFIFRGALDVGATTINEEMKLACVYAIADLALAEQSEEVASAYGNQDLFFGPEYIIPKPFDPRLIVKIAPAVAKAAMDSGVATRPIEDFDAYIEKLNQFVYKTNLFMKPIFSQAKTAKKRIVLAEGEEERVLHATQELVSLGLAFPVLVGRPSVIEMRIQKLGLHIELGKDFEVVNNENDPRYKEYWQEYYQIMKRRGVSQEMARRAVINNPTLIGGIMVLRGEADGMICGTVGSYGEHYEVVKELFGFREGVHTAGAMNALLLPTGNTFIADTYVNEDPSPEELTEITLMAADTVRRFGIEPKVALLSRSSFGSSDCASAQKMRDTLSMIKARDPHLEIDGEMHADAALIESIRKDVMPDSPLKGSANLLIMPNMEAARISYNLLRVTSSDGVTVGPVLMGVAKPVHILTPIASVRRIVNMVALAVVEAQTNPL from the coding sequence ATGGATGATAAATTAAAACAAAGTGCTCTTGATTTTCATGAGTTTCCACATCCTGGGAAAATTACGGTTACCCCAACTAAACCCCTAACAACCCAGAGAGACCTCGCATTAGCATATTCACCAGGTGTTGCAGTGCCATGTCTTGAAATTGCAGATGACCCACTTAAAGCTTATCGTTACACCGCTAAAGGTAACCTTGTCGGGGTGGTGTCTAATGGTACTGCTGTCCTTGGGTTAGGGAATATCGGTGCATTGGCTGGTAAGCCCGTCATGGAAGGGAAAGGTGTACTATTTAAAAAGTTTTCTGGCGTTGATGTCTTTGATATTGAAGTTGATGAAACCGATCCAGACAAGCTCGTGGATATCATAGCATCTCTTGAGCCGACGTTTGGCGGTATTAACTTAGAAGATATCAAAGCACCAGAATGCTTTTATATTGAACAAAAACTCCGTGAGCGGATGAAAATCCCTGTATTCCATGATGACCAGCACGGAACGGCGATCATCTGTACTGCCGCTGTCATTAATGGGTTACGGATTGTCAAAAAAGAGATTGGTGATGTTCGCCTAGTGGTTTCTGGCGCAGGGGCAGCATCAATCGCTTGTATGAATCTATTAGTCGCATTAGGGTTGAAACGCGAACATATCACTGTCTGTGATTCAAAAGGGGTGATTTATAAAGGCCGTGACGAGCGCATGGATGTGACTAAAGCCGCGTATGCAATTGACGATAACGGTCAGCGCACTTTAGCGGATGCGATCCCTAATGCAGATATTTTCTTAGGTTGTTCGGGGCCTCGTCTTTTAACGCCAGAAATGGTGAAAACCATGGCAAAAGATCCACTGATCTTAGCATTGGCTAACCCTGAGCCCGAAATTTTGCCACCGTTAGCAAAAGAAGTTCGTCCTGATGCCATCATTTGTACCGGTCGCTCTGATTACCCAAATCAGGTTAATAACGTGTTATGTTTCCCATTCATTTTCCGCGGTGCGCTAGACGTTGGCGCAACAACGATTAATGAAGAGATGAAACTGGCTTGTGTGTATGCCATTGCAGACCTGGCATTGGCAGAGCAAAGCGAAGAAGTCGCCTCTGCGTATGGCAACCAAGATCTATTCTTTGGCCCTGAATATATTATTCCGAAACCATTTGATCCACGTTTGATTGTTAAAATCGCACCTGCTGTGGCTAAAGCGGCAATGGACTCAGGGGTAGCAACACGTCCAATTGAAGATTTCGATGCTTATATCGAAAAATTAAACCAATTTGTTTATAAAACAAACTTATTTATGAAGCCAATTTTCTCCCAAGCGAAGACTGCGAAAAAACGCATTGTTTTAGCCGAAGGGGAAGAGGAACGTGTATTACATGCCACTCAAGAGCTGGTTTCTTTAGGTTTAGCTTTCCCAGTCTTAGTTGGGCGCCCAAGTGTGATTGAAATGCGTATTCAAAAACTTGGCCTACATATTGAGTTAGGTAAAGATTTTGAAGTGGTCAATAATGAAAATGACCCGCGTTATAAAGAGTATTGGCAAGAATATTACCAAATCATGAAACGTCGTGGTGTTTCCCAAGAAATGGCGCGCCGTGCAGTGATTAATAACCCAACCCTAATTGGTGGGATCATGGTGTTACGTGGTGAAGCTGACGGGATGATTTGTGGTACTGTCGGCAGTTATGGCGAACACTACGAAGTGGTTAAAGAACTGTTTGGTTTCCGCGAAGGTGTGCACACCGCTGGTGCAATGAACGCATTATTACTGCCAACGGGGAATACATTCATTGCAGATACTTATGTCAATGAAGACCCTTCACCGGAAGAGCTAACTGAAATCACATTAATGGCTGCTGATACAGTACGTCGCTTTGGTATTGAGCCAAAAGTAGCTCTGTTATCGCGTTCTAGCTTTGGTTCTTCAGACTGTGCTTCAGCACAAAAAATGCGTGATACGCTGTCGATGATCAAAGCCCGTGACCCACATCTTGAAATTGATGGTGAAATGCATGCGGATGCCGCATTAATTGAGTCTATCCGTAAAGATGTGATGCCTGATAGCCCATTAAAAGGTTCAGCAAATTTATTAATAATGCCAAATATGGAAGCCGCACGTATTAGTTATAACTTACTGCGTGTGACTAGCTCTGATGGTGTGACTGTCGGGCCAGTGTTGATGGGTGTTGCGAAACCTGTGCATATTTTGACACCAATTGCGTCGGTACGCCGTATCGTGAATATGGTTGCTTTAGCGGTTGTTGAGGCTCAAACAAATCCTCTCTAA
- a CDS encoding LuxR C-terminal-related transcriptional regulator, which translates to MSKYTVMIIDEHPIIRLGLRQLINTDTHFSITAECACCYEALSIARHLQPNLIIIDTNIQGIKTFETMRLLRKHCNDSYLLVLSASTIKTDIYGAIDAGAQGYLLKSSELDMLFYSMKKASRGQLVFSEKIYQHLISRHNYNDPLSALTKRESEILHEMAVGLKNREISNLLFISEETVKVHIRNILKKLRVRSRLEASLIYMRSR; encoded by the coding sequence ATGTCTAAATATACAGTAATGATTATTGATGAGCACCCGATTATACGCTTGGGATTGCGTCAGCTCATAAATACTGATACACACTTTAGTATTACAGCTGAGTGCGCTTGTTGTTACGAAGCCCTCAGTATAGCAAGGCACCTACAACCTAATCTCATTATCATCGATACCAATATTCAAGGTATTAAAACATTTGAAACCATGCGATTACTTCGCAAACACTGCAATGATAGTTACTTACTAGTGTTATCGGCTTCAACAATTAAAACAGATATATATGGTGCTATTGATGCTGGTGCACAAGGTTATTTATTGAAAAGCAGTGAACTTGACATGTTATTTTATAGCATGAAAAAGGCTTCTAGAGGGCAATTGGTTTTTAGTGAAAAAATATATCAACATCTTATTTCACGTCATAATTATAATGACCCGCTATCAGCACTGACGAAACGAGAATCTGAAATTTTACATGAAATGGCTGTGGGCTTAAAAAACCGTGAAATATCTAATTTACTTTTTATTTCAGAGGAAACCGTTAAAGTTCATATTCGAAATATTCTTAAAAAGTTACGCGTTCGCTCTCGTCTCGAAGCTAGCTTAATTTATATGCGGTCAAGATAA
- a CDS encoding ArsC family reductase has protein sequence MPNTPNAPYIMYGIKNCDTIKKARRYLEDNGINYQFHDYRVDGISDELLSTFMKHIDWEVLVNKRGTTWRKLTDDEKNAVVDADSAKKVLLAEPAMIKRPVLVSPDNQYLVGFNANDYQNFIR, from the coding sequence ATGCCCAACACACCTAATGCGCCTTATATTATGTACGGAATTAAAAACTGTGACACCATTAAAAAAGCACGCCGTTACTTAGAAGACAATGGCATTAACTATCAATTTCATGATTATCGCGTTGATGGTATTAGCGATGAATTACTTTCTACTTTTATGAAACATATTGATTGGGAAGTGTTAGTCAATAAGCGAGGAACAACGTGGCGTAAACTGACTGATGATGAAAAAAATGCAGTTGTTGACGCAGACAGTGCAAAAAAAGTACTACTTGCAGAGCCTGCCATGATCAAAAGGCCCGTACTTGTTTCGCCAGATAACCAATACTTAGTTGGGTTTAACGCTAATGACTACCAAAACTTCATTCGATGA
- the dapE gene encoding succinyl-diaminopimelate desuccinylase, translated as MDCPVIQLAKELITRPSISPDDQGCQAILTERLNQLGFTVEPMHFGDTLNFWAHRGTQGPTLAFAGHTDVVPAGNSENWQTPPFTPTIINQHLYGRGAADMKGSVAAMVVAAERFVKKHPHHQGRLAFLITSDEEAAALDGTVKVVETLMARNERVDYCLVGEPSSQSQLGDIIKNGRRGSITANLTILGTQGHVAYPHLADNPVHRSTAFLQELTSTIWDNGNEFFPATTMQIANIHAGTGASNVIPGELFVQFNFRFSTELTDTQIRDRVTNMLDRHGLTYKVEWSLSGQPFLTEKQELVTATLQAVHELTGLNAELSTSGGTSDGRFIAQMGTQVIELGPLNATIHKVDECVSVKDLQQLALIYERVMELLLL; from the coding sequence ATGGATTGCCCCGTTATTCAGCTTGCCAAAGAATTAATTACTCGCCCTTCTATCAGCCCTGATGACCAAGGCTGCCAAGCAATACTGACCGAGCGCTTAAACCAACTTGGTTTTACTGTTGAACCCATGCATTTTGGTGACACATTGAATTTTTGGGCACACCGAGGTACTCAGGGGCCAACCCTTGCATTCGCAGGTCATACCGATGTTGTGCCGGCAGGCAATAGCGAAAATTGGCAGACGCCACCGTTTACCCCAACAATTATTAATCAACATTTGTATGGCCGTGGTGCTGCTGATATGAAAGGCTCAGTCGCAGCAATGGTTGTCGCTGCAGAGCGCTTTGTTAAGAAACACCCTCATCATCAGGGAAGATTGGCATTTTTAATCACATCTGATGAAGAAGCAGCTGCGTTGGATGGCACAGTTAAAGTTGTTGAAACATTAATGGCACGTAATGAGCGCGTTGATTACTGTTTAGTCGGTGAGCCGTCAAGCCAATCGCAATTAGGCGACATCATAAAGAATGGACGAAGAGGCTCAATTACCGCAAATTTAACTATTTTGGGTACACAGGGACACGTTGCCTATCCACATTTAGCGGACAACCCGGTGCACCGCTCAACCGCTTTTTTGCAAGAGCTCACCTCAACTATCTGGGATAACGGCAATGAGTTCTTCCCTGCCACCACCATGCAAATTGCCAATATTCATGCAGGTACTGGGGCAAGTAATGTGATCCCTGGTGAGTTATTTGTTCAATTTAATTTTCGTTTCAGCACAGAATTGACTGACACACAGATACGTGACAGGGTCACTAATATGTTAGACCGCCATGGCCTTACATACAAAGTTGAATGGTCATTATCTGGGCAGCCATTTTTGACTGAAAAACAAGAGCTTGTCACTGCAACTCTGCAAGCAGTTCATGAACTGACAGGTCTTAACGCAGAGCTATCAACAAGTGGTGGAACTTCGGATGGCCGTTTTATCGCCCAAATGGGAACTCAAGTGATTGAGCTTGGCCCATTGAATGCCACCATTCATAAAGTTGATGAATGCGTTAGCGTCAAAGACTTGCAACAACTGGCTTTAATTTATGAACGGGTCATGGAGTTATTGTTATTATGA
- a CDS encoding M15 family metallopeptidase encodes MITIAMLTGRSTDHLVTLGGSHRLQFNATKAFLAMQQAAAKAGFKLQSASAFRDFSRQQLIWNEKFTGLRPVLDAQSQPLDITALSEGELCEAILHWSALPGASRHHWGTEIDVYDPLRIPAGQTLQLEPWEYETGGYLAELNHWLTDNMATFDFYRPFTAKNAGVAYEPWHISYWPLSHEAEQLLTPEVIRQVLEQEDICGKNWLNSNLDYVFERYIRVPE; translated from the coding sequence ATGATCACCATCGCAATGTTAACGGGCCGTTCAACTGACCACTTAGTGACGCTTGGCGGCTCTCACCGCCTACAGTTTAATGCCACCAAAGCATTTTTAGCCATGCAACAAGCGGCGGCAAAAGCGGGTTTCAAGTTACAATCAGCAAGTGCATTTCGTGATTTTTCACGTCAACAGTTAATTTGGAATGAAAAATTCACCGGCCTCCGCCCTGTTCTTGATGCACAGAGCCAACCTCTAGATATTACAGCCCTTTCTGAAGGTGAGCTTTGTGAGGCGATTTTGCATTGGTCTGCCTTACCCGGTGCAAGCCGTCATCATTGGGGAACCGAAATAGACGTGTATGATCCTTTACGTATCCCTGCAGGGCAAACATTGCAGTTAGAACCTTGGGAGTATGAAACTGGCGGCTACCTTGCTGAACTAAATCACTGGCTCACGGATAATATGGCAACATTTGATTTTTATCGCCCTTTTACTGCCAAAAATGCAGGGGTCGCCTATGAACCTTGGCATATTAGCTACTGGCCGTTATCCCATGAAGCTGAACAGCTATTGACGCCAGAAGTGATTAGGCAAGTTCTAGAACAAGAGGATATTTGCGGGAAAAACTGGTTAAACAGTAACTTAGATTATGTATTCGAACGCTATATTAGAGTTCCTGAATAA
- a CDS encoding DUF454 family protein, whose amino-acid sequence MKKLFLIVIGWLAVALAFAGVVLPVLPTTPFLLLAAWCFSRSSPRFHHWLLYRSWFGGYIRHWQKHRGLPKGAKPKAIILIILTFSLSIWVVSYVWLKIGLLALLCWLLIFMYRLPVVDEQISTKNKKAS is encoded by the coding sequence TTGAAAAAATTGTTCCTCATTGTTATTGGGTGGTTAGCTGTTGCGCTGGCATTTGCCGGCGTCGTTCTGCCGGTTTTGCCGACTACGCCTTTCTTATTGCTGGCGGCATGGTGCTTTTCTCGTTCATCTCCACGCTTTCATCATTGGTTATTATACCGCTCTTGGTTTGGGGGGTATATCCGTCATTGGCAAAAGCACAGAGGGCTACCTAAAGGGGCAAAACCCAAAGCAATTATATTGATAATACTCACTTTTTCATTATCAATCTGGGTTGTTAGTTATGTATGGTTAAAAATTGGCTTATTGGCACTGTTGTGTTGGCTGCTTATTTTTATGTATCGACTTCCCGTTGTTGATGAACAAATTTCGACTAAAAATAAAAAAGCCTCATAA
- a CDS encoding YpfN family protein: MQWLADYWWIIILLLVGLIWNSVKEMMKLDPKKFLDDKPEIPPHQDNNHLWDDEDDWPKDKKK, translated from the coding sequence ATGCAATGGTTAGCAGACTACTGGTGGATAATCATACTATTGTTAGTGGGGCTTATCTGGAATTCAGTCAAAGAAATGATGAAATTGGATCCCAAAAAGTTTTTAGATGACAAACCAGAGATCCCCCCACATCAAGATAATAACCACCTTTGGGATGATGAAGACGATTGGCCTAAAGACAAGAAGAAATAA